The sequence AGAAATGATAAGGTGGAGGCTCACTGCACAGCTACTAATGGCCGATTGAAGGGAAATGATACGGGAAATGTCAGCAGATTAGGTCAGATTGGTTATTTAGAATTGCTCTGGTCACCCACAAGTATGGAATTTAGACACGTGAAATAAAATAAGCCAATCAACAATCGCATCTGAAAGAAAAGTGTGTCAAGGCTTTGAAAACAATGTATTTAACAGCAAATGATCATCTGCCAGTTCCCTGGGAAGAGGGCCCAATACGGTAAATAGGAAGTTATCCTTCTATTATTCTacatgttcctatgttgctatgttcctctGAAGTTATCCTTCTATTCTCGTGCCCAAACCGAGTGATTTCAAACATAAGACGTGGGGCATGAGGCAGCCTAACTCGAGGTTCAAGTCAGCGCTTGACTCTCCAATGAAGTGAAGCGGGAGATGTGAGACCACCGGCAGGGGGTAATGTCACACCCCTTGTGATTCAGGTGACGTGTGGTGTAACTGCAATTTGATGATGAGCAAGTTCCAATCATCCACTCCTTCAAATATCCATTCAGTTCCTTTTGATTACATACAACCGCTTCCACTGCCCCCTTTGGCGGCTGAGCAGACATGAAGCTGGCGCATTTACCTGTTTGTATCCCGGTGGACGGTCCGAATCTATCACATTTGAGCCGTTCATGGCAATGAGACTGTTGACCATCTCTCGGTTGGTTTTCGTTGGAAAGTCTTGTCCACACACATTGATGAGATATCTCCACGGGACTGAGCTCCTCAGCAGCTCTTCCATGCAATTCAGATCAGCCTGAACCCTGGACCATGACGCGTACGTCACCGTCTCTAATTTACTGGCAACGAAGACATTACTGAAACAAGAGACGATGGCCTGGACGGCCGAGTGAAACTGTTTTGGAGACTTCCTGTCCACGTGGACGCAGTACACATTCTGAGGAGCGTAAATGCTTCTTAAGAGCCTCTCAAACATCTCGATCTTTTCATAGATCACCATAGAATAGGCCAGAGGGAAATCGCGTTCCTCGGTGCTTGAGGAGAAAGTGTTGTATTTGCGGTTTCTAACAAAAGAATCGCAGTCTCGGGTCATTGTTAAGTAATCGATTTCAGTGAAGACTTTGTGTTTGTTTGCGATTGTAATCGAATTGATTAGAGCTTTTTCAACGGATTCCGGGTCACCGCTAATTATCTTCCAGCAACTCGAGTTCATTTCTGACTTATTGAGAGATGCATTTCGCTCAACATAACCTGGTTTTAGTTTAACTGGTTTCCAATAGTTTACCAACAGATTTCCTCTCCGGGAAAAATATCCACCAAGAAAAGTCACAGCGAGTCCGCACAGGGTTGACATCAGTACCGCCCGCCTGTAAGAACCCCATGCCAATATCATCATTGCCCTTTCACGAGTATTTAAAATGTAAATCTGTGATCCGA comes from Heptranchias perlo isolate sHepPer1 unplaced genomic scaffold, sHepPer1.hap1 HAP1_SCAFFOLD_53, whole genome shotgun sequence and encodes:
- the LOC137315012 gene encoding beta-1,3-galactosyl-O-glycosyl-glycoprotein beta-1,6-N-acetylglucosaminyltransferase 3-like → MGKLHSSVHETPSIHINERKISIIHSILLLSTCTDNPSAYFPRSDVFSSAEDATILRAVLMSTLCGLAVTFLGGYFSRRGNLLVNYWKPVKLKPGYVERNASLNKSEMNSSCWKIISGDPESVEKALINSITIANKHKVFTEIDYLTMTRDCDSFVRNRKYNTFSSSTEERDFPLAYSMVIYEKIEMFERLLRSIYAPQNVYCVHVDRKSPKQFHSAVQAIVSCFSNVFVASKLETVTYASWSRVQADLNCMEELLRSSVPWRYLINVCGQDFPTKTNREMVNSLIAMNGSNVIDSDRPPGYKQRRWKFHYDIRGTVVLTDREKSPPPIRSPMFVGAAYIMVTREFVSNLFVNSEIQAFFKWSEDTYSPDEHIWATLQRMPEVPGSIPDTPRHRRGDPPILTRAVKWSFEAGDVEKGALYPPCTGRYRHQVCVYASADLHWIVQQKPLFANKFDPEVDNTAVQCMEEYVRHRPIHGTGS